The Flavivirga eckloniae genomic interval GATCTCATTTACGGGATTCCCAATATGAGTTTGGAAAAATGGAATAAAAATCTTGAAATGGCTTTTGGTTATGGTGTTAATCATATATCTAGCTATGCACTTACAGTTGAACCCAAAACAGCACTAGATGCTTTTATAAAAAAGGGAAATTATCCGCCAATTGATGAAGCTTTGGCTCTTGAGCATTTTAATCATTTAGTAGATAAAACTAACGAACAAGGCTATGTGCATTATGAGATTTCAAATTTTGGAAAACCTAATTATTTCTCTAAACACAATACCAGTTATTGGCAAGGTAAACCATATCTAGGCATAGGGCCTTCTGCACATTCATTTAACGGAAATCAACGAAGCTGGAATGTGTCGAACAACTCAAAATATATAGAAGCAATTCAAAATAACGAATTGCCTAGCACACTAGAAACACTTTCTAAGGAAGATCAGTATAACGAATACATCATGACGGGGTTGCGAACCATTTGGGGCGTGTCTTTAAATAAAATAGAACAGAGTTTTGGAAACGATTATCTTCTCCATTTAAAAACATCTACAGAAAAATTTATAAACGAAGGCTTGCTTACCTTTTCGAAAGATTTTGACGAGAATCAAGA includes:
- the hemW gene encoding radical SAM family heme chaperone HemW; this translates as MSGIYIHIPFCKQACFYCDFHFSTSLKKKDALVHALIKELELRKEVLVNHKIETIYFGGGTPSLLTDNELQLLIDSVYKNYSVINNPEITLEANPDDLTDNIFEKYRAAGINRLSIGIQSFFEDDLKNMNRAHNAEEAKTCLKVATEYFDNITIDLIYGIPNMSLEKWNKNLEMAFGYGVNHISSYALTVEPKTALDAFIKKGNYPPIDEALALEHFNHLVDKTNEQGYVHYEISNFGKPNYFSKHNTSYWQGKPYLGIGPSAHSFNGNQRSWNVSNNSKYIEAIQNNELPSTLETLSKEDQYNEYIMTGLRTIWGVSLNKIEQSFGNDYLLHLKTSTEKFINEGLLTFSKDFDENQDRMETLKTTQKGKFLVDGIASELFILN